The following are encoded together in the Nyctibius grandis isolate bNycGra1 chromosome 5, bNycGra1.pri, whole genome shotgun sequence genome:
- the FRS2 gene encoding fibroblast growth factor receptor substrate 2 — MGSCCSCPDKETVPDNHRNKFKVINVDDDGNELGSGIMELTDTELILYTRKRDSVKWHYLCLRRYGYDSNLFSFESGRRCQTGQGIFAFKCARAEELFNMLQEIMQNNSINVVEEPVVERNNHQTELEAPRTPRTPTTPGFNAQSLPNGYPRYPSFGDASSHPSSRHPSVGSARLPSVGEESTHPLLVAEEQVHTYVNTTGVQEERKNRSSVHVPLESKLSNTETTKVKEDQMCTDDRDAQVLLEPEGVKFVLGPTPVQRQLMEREKLEQLGRDQVSGSSTNNTEWDTGYDSDERRETPSGNKLVYENINRLSIPSASGVRRGRLTSTSTSDTQNINNSAQRRTALLNYENLPSLPPVWEARKLSRDEDDSLGPKTPSLNGYHNNLDPMHNYVNTENVTVPASAHKVEFTRRRDCTPTVFNFDIRRPSLEHRQLNYIQVDLEGGSDSDNPQTPKTPTTPLPQTPTRRTELYAVIDIERTAAMSSLQKALPRDDGTSRKTRHNSTDLPM, encoded by the exons ATGGGTAGCTGTTGTAGCTGTCCAGATAAAGAAACTGTCCCAGATAACCATCGAAACAAGTTTAAG GTTATTAATGTGGATGATGATGGTAATGAACTGGGTTCTGGCATAATGGAACTTACAGATACAGAACTAATTTTGTACACCCGTAAAAGGGACTCCGTAAAATGGCACTACCTCTGTCTCCGTCGCTATGGCTATGACtcaaatcttttctcttttgaaagtGGCCGAAGGTGTCAAACTGGACAAG GAATCTTTGCCTTTAAATGTGCCCGTGCAGAAGAGCTATTTAATATGTTGCAAGAGATAATGCAGAATAATAGCATAAATGTGGTAGAAGAACCAGTAGTAGAAAGGAATAATCATCAAACAGAGTTGGAAGCTCCAAGAACCCCTCGAACGCCTACCA CTCCTGGGTTCAATGCACAAAGCTTACCTAACGGCTATCCCAGATACCCATCTTTTGGAGATGCTTCATCACATCCTTCCAGCAGACATCCTTCTGTCGGCAGTGCACGCCTCCCCTCTGTCGGTGAAGAATCAACACATCCTTTACTTGTAGCGGAGGAGCAa GTGCACACGTATGTTAACACTACTGGGgtacaagaggaaagaaaaaatcgATCAAGTGTGCATGTGCCACTGGAATCAAAGctttcaaacactgaaacaactAAAGTGAAAGAAGATCAGATGTGTACTGATGACAGAGATGCTCAGGTTCTCCTGGAGCCTGAAGGAGTCAAGTTTGTTTTAGGACCAACGCCTGTTCAAAGGCAGttaatggaaagagagaaactggAGCAACTTGGGAGAGACCAAGTTAGCGGCAGCAGCACAAACAACACTGAATGGGACACTGGGTATGACAGTGATGAACGCAGAGAAACGCCATCTGGTAATAAATTGgtgtatgaaaatataaataggTTATCAATCCCTAGTGCCTCAGGGGTCAGGAGAGGTCGTTTGACATCAACCAGTACCTCAGACACCCAGAACATTAACAACTCTGCTCAGAGGAGAACTGCACTGTTGAACTACGAGAACTTGCCATCCTTGCCTCCTGTTTGGGAAGCCCGCAAGCTGAGTAGAGATGAAGATGACAGTTTAGGACCAAAGACCCCATCTCTGAATGGCTACCACAATAACCTAGATCCAATGCATAATTATGTCAATACGGAGAATGTAACAGTACCAGCAAGTGCTCATAAAGTAGAATTTACACGACGTCGGGACTGTACCCCAACAGTCTTCAACTTTGACATTAGGCGTCCAAGTTTAGAACACAGGCAGCTCAACTATATACAGGTTGACTTGGAAGGTGGTAGTGACTCCGACAACCCTCAGACTCCAAAAACCCCCACCACTCCACTTCCGCAAACTCCAACCAGGCGCACAGAGTTGTATGCTGTGATAGACATTGAAAGAACTGCTGCTATGTCAAGCTTGCAAAAAGCACTGCCTCGAGATGATGGTACTTCTAGGAAAACGAGACATAACAGTACTGACCTGCCGATGTGA